The following proteins come from a genomic window of Leishmania major strain Friedlin complete genome, chromosome 17:
- the RAC-B3 gene encoding receptor-type adenylate cyclase b, whose protein sequence is MCADATHPRRACWCGAGGVAGCVRQQHAYRCSRLLAGVLLIVGALTLAVSTAPTAWAAGANVSPDEPVYLLNAMYSLSDYSWKHAKALWLGIDSALHAVGYTAASGRPIKIIEPGPTDDRSDIVAVVMKALKDYPTLLGVIGPYSDTRLGALMSSPEIQNSGLMFLGPFTGSSAMRVWNENLYFMRAEPRLEIMAMAKHIANTFRARRTAFTYVTGEWFGSFEHKSLVELMASLSLDPPAVYSAPYSTSTAVNMTAFDAMADTHPQVIIVWGIPAGQVVELLQAVLTDPRTSSAYIMPSFALQQMTFQVYYDLAMAGKLTPVDGQIISSATSFPLTEPASVHLKVFRAQMGEYMVKTGRVDPSLWADEAKAVQKYGPWEHEASSDSAAYVNNFFNEHPCVTQLMIAGWISGSLIAQTLAEENRVVNRMAYRQYMFSQQRYIVGEDFVLGDYGGPCNGVAEFLGAVCYCNQGGHSAVLSRLDKAVWTVITESGVSFTQKSCYSDSTTLPRPLNFLTLIFVGHPLLAQVGLNVNTSIPALFAYLKYSASPVNGIALNVTDTTPQALHDAVTTNYTTDVVVGMTVKGMNVDEYLVLSPLHPRPHLVEPLRNYMYLMPTLEQQMFVLYAKLSAVRDVTPIDSGVHVVLHDYASDEVANITAMLRKSAATFDYDNPSVTAVPSTKTVGSALARGRINVVLAVTAADVAGIVDFLVEEKTSIVVVVFDDLVIQYSTLVTALKSKPASVQARVITFTNLPLWSDTSESAHAASRLLTVFHGALPDPSQHTPGFLSAVIAGSFSASMRRLADSVRSTSLTDMVYREGSVTTTGVPFGKFQWGCTTTPTDRLCVYQNYGAQGIVMLSVQRMLDPTVPQLSSPMTPTMEYRPRKKLDKLTSSERNGLIAGLVMFTVILLAVVGLALYCCMDSRNNDAAPKDGDEPVTLLFTDIESSTALWAALPQLMADAIAAHHRVIRQLLKKYGGYEVKTIGDSFMIACRSAHSAVSLACEIQTKLLKHDWGTEALDSAYREFELARVDTLDDYVPPTARLSEEEYAALWRGLRVRVGIHTGLTDIRYDEVTKGYDYYGDTPNMAARTEAVANGGQVVATEATWWALSNDERAGTAHTAMGPQGLRGVPFAVEMFQLNAVPGRRHAALRTEIEAMLPEGTATETASSAAGALLSSAGTINGPAAGIAFVLTSCFAPYPAAQRVRELQPLLSKWGVGAPPRSRLVSEEDYCQGLMNRLAVRIATVSQARQRMGSNEAGVSGDIQNLISSGLLNPLLGEGSFISDGARARHSGVIAVPPTAEPSAMRGWRVLRKIPERPTACNVRDKQ, encoded by the coding sequence ATGTGCGCAGACGCGACCCATCCGCGCCGTGcttgctggtgcggcgcaggtggcgtGGCCGGCTGTGTGAGGCAGCAGCATGCGTACCGATGCTCGCGACTCCTGGCTGGCGTTTTGCTGATTGTCGGTGCGCTGACGCTCGCCGTGTCCACGGCGCCTACGGCGTGGGCTGCGGGTGCCAACGTCTCGCCGGACGAGCCTGTGTACCTGCTGAACGCCATGTACTCGTTGAGCGACTACAGCTGGAAGCATGCAAAGGCGCTGTGGCTGGGCATCGACTCCGCGCTACACGCGGTCGGCTACACCGCCGCGAGCGGCCGCCCCATCAAGATCATTGAGCCGGGCCCGACGGATGACCGATCGGACATCGTAGCTGTCGTGATGAAGGCACTCAAAGACTACCCGACGCTTCTTGGCGTGATTGGACCGTACTCTGACACGCGCCTTGGTGCTCTGATGAGCAGCCCTGAGATTCAGAACAGTGGGCTGATGTTCCTGGGCCCGTTCACCGGGTCTAGCgctatgcgtgtgtggaaCGAGAACTTGTATTTCATGCGCGCGGAGCCACGGCTGGAGATCATGGCAATGGCAAAGCACATAGCGAATACCTtccgcgcacgccgcactgcgTTCACGTATGTGACGGGTGAGTGGTTCGGAAGCTTCGAGCACAAGAGTCTTGTGGAGCTGATGGCGTCCCTTTCGCTCGACCCGCCGGCTGTGTACTCCGCGCCGTACTCGACGAGCACTGCTGTGAACATGACGGCCTTCGACGCGATGGCGGACACGCACCCGCAGGTGATCATAGTCTGGGGAATACCTGCAGGGCAGGTTGTGGAGCTCCTGCAGGCTGTGCTGACGGACCCGCGTACGTCGTCGGCGTACATCATGCCGTCgtttgcgctgcagcagatgaCATTCCAGGTGTACTACGATCTCGCGATGGCTGGGAAGCTGACGCCTGTGGACGGGCAGATCATTTCGAGTGCCACATCCTTTCCGCTGACGGAGCCTGCGTCGGTCCATCTGAAGGTCTTCAGGGCGCAGATGGGGGAGTACATGGTGAAGACCGGCCGCGTGGACCCGAGCCTGTGGGCCGACGAGGCGAAGGCTGTGCAGAAGTACGGCCCGTGGGAGCATGAGGCGTCGTCGGACTCTGCTGCATACGTGAACAACTTCTTCAACGAGCACCCGTGCGTAACGCAGCTGATGATTGCTGGGTGGATTTCGGGCTCGCTGATCGCGCAGACGCTTGCGGAGGAGAACCGGGTCGTGAATCGGATGGCGTACAGACAATACATGTTCTCTCAGCAGCGCTACATCGTAGGCGAGGACTTTGTTCTTGGTGACTACGGCGGGCCGTGCAACGGTGTTGCCGAATTTCTGGGCGCCGTGTGCTACTGTAACCAGGGTGGGCACTCCGCTGTCCTTTCGAGGCTTGACAAAGCCGTGTGGACGGTGATTACCGAGTCTGGCGTCAGCTTCACGCAGAAAAGCTGCTACTCCGATAGCACCACCCTCCCACGGCCGCTGAACTTCCTGACGCTGATCTTTGTGGGGCATCCGTTGCTTGCGCAGGTGGGGCTGAACGTTAACACGAGCATACCAGCACTTTTCGCCTACCTGAAGTACAGCGCGAGTCCTGTGAACGGGATTGCACTTAACGTAACAGATACTACACCACAGGCGCTGCACGATGCGGTGACGACGAACTACACTACCGACGTCGTCGTAGGCATGACAGTGAAGGGTATGAACGTCGATGAGTACTTGGtgctctcccccctccaccctcgGCCACACCTAGTAGAGCCGTTAAGAAACTACATGTATCTGATGCCAACGCTTGAGCAGCAGATGTTTGTGCTGTACGCGAAGCTTTCGGCTGTGAGGGACGTGACGCCGATCGACTCGGGCGTGCATGTGGTCCTGCACGACTACGCTAGCGATGAGGTAGCGAACATCACCGCTATGCTGCGCAAGTCTGCTGCGACGTTCGACTACGACAACCCGAGCGTGACTGCGGTGCCCTCCACGAAGACTGTTGGGAGTGCGCTTGCTCGCGGGCGGATCAACGTTGTGCTTGCCGTGACAGCTGCGGATGTGGCTGGCATTGTCGACTTTCTGGTTGAGGAGAAGACCTCGATTGTTGTGGTAGTCTTCGATGACTTGGTGATTCAGTACTCTACACTTGTCACTGCCCTCAAGTCGAAGCCGGCGTCTGTGCAGGCGCGTGTGATCACGTTCACTAATCTGCCGCTCTGGAGCGACACGTCGGAGAGCGCGCATGCTGCCTCTAGGCTGTTGACAGTGTTTcacggcgcgctgcctgACCCTTCCCAACACACTCCGGGATTCCTGAGCGCCGTTATAGCTGGCAGTTTTTCTGCCTCGATGAGGAGGCTTGCGgacagcgtgcgcagcactTCGCTGACAGACATGGTCTATCGCGAAGGCTCTGTGACCACGACTGGCGTACCCTTTGGCAAGTTTCAGTGGGGCTGCACGACGACGCCAACGGACCGCCTCTGCGTGTACCAAAACTATGGCGCGCAGGGCATCGTGATGCTCTCCGTGCAGCGGATGCTGGACccgacggtgccgcagctgtctTCCCCGATGACGCCTACAATGGAGTATCGGCCGCGCAAAAAGCTGGATAAGCTGACGTCCTCGGAACGCAACGGCCTCATCGCTGGCCTCGTTATGTTCACTGTCATCTTGCTTGCGGTTGTTGGGCTGGCTCTGTACTGCTGCATGGACAGCCGCAacaacgacgccgcgccgaAGGACGGTGACGAGCCGGTGACGCTGCTCTTCACGGACATTGAGAGCAGCACTGCGCtgtgggcggcgctgccacagctGATGGCTGACGCGattgctgcgcaccaccgtgtGATCCGGCAGCTGTTGAAGAAGTACGGGGGCTACGAGGTGAAGACGATCGGCGACTCGTTCATGATCGCGTGCAggagcgcgcacagcgctgtGAGCCTTGCATGCGAGATCCAGacgaagctgctgaagcacgACTGGGGtacggaggcgctggacaGCGCGTACCGCGAGTTCGagcttgcgcgcgtggacACTTTGGACGACTACGTGCCGCCGACTGCGCGgctgagcgaggaggagtacgctgcgctgtggcgcgggctgcgcgtgcgcgtggggaTCCACACGGGGCTGACCGACATCCGCTACGACGAGGTGACGAAGGGGTACGACTACTACGGCGACACGCCGAACATGGCTGCGCGCACGGAGGCTGTTGCGAATGGCGGGCAGGTTGTCGCGACGGAGGCTACGTGGTGGGCGCTGTCGAACGACGAGCGCGCGGGTACTGCGCACACTGCGATGGGACCGCAGGGGCTGCGCGGTGTGCCGTTCGCCGTGGAGATGTTCCAGCTGAACGCTGTGcctggccgccgccacgctgcgctgcgcactgagatcgaggcgatgctgccggAGGGTACAGCGACGGAGACGGCCTCgagcgctgcaggcgcgctgCTATCGTCTGCGGGCACGATAAAtggccctgctgctggcatTGCCTTCGTGCTGACGAGCTGCTTTGCGCCGTAccccgctgcgcagcgcgtgcgagagctgcagccgctgctgagcaagTGGGGCgttggtgcgccgccgcggagtcGTCTTGTGAGTGAGGAGGACTACTGCCAGGGGCTGATGAACCGTCTTGCGGTTCGGATTGCGACGGTGTCGCAGGCCCGCCAGCGGATGGGCAGTAACGAGGCTGGTGTTTCAGGAGATATACAGAACCTTATTTCTAGTGGATTGCTGAACCCGTTGCTGGGTGAGGGCAGCTTTATCTCGGACGGCGCGAGGGCACGGCATTCGGGGGTGATAGCGGTGCCGCCCACTGCGGAACCGTCTGCGATGCGTGGGTGGCGTGTGCTCCGCAAAATCCCTGAACGACCTACGGCTTGTAATGTGCGCGACAAGCAGTGA